Proteins from a single region of Aquirhabdus parva:
- a CDS encoding lysozyme inhibitor LprI family protein, which translates to MKGILLSLMILLIGNPQAWADGCESMSRSSTQSCTLAQSDTEVNDAYMHLVEVLGKQFKLDQIKALYQAQDAWRLYRDKSCQYLDADFAHAEATENDCLIRLNDERIKQLTQYMTQALVH; encoded by the coding sequence ATGAAGGGCATATTGCTGAGTCTCATGATACTGCTGATAGGGAACCCTCAGGCATGGGCAGACGGCTGTGAGTCTATGAGCCGCTCAAGCACACAAAGCTGCACCCTTGCGCAAAGTGATACAGAGGTCAATGATGCTTATATGCATCTGGTCGAAGTGCTCGGTAAGCAGTTTAAATTAGATCAGATTAAAGCACTGTATCAGGCGCAGGATGCTTGGCGACTTTACCGCGACAAGTCTTGTCAGTATCTTGATGCGGATTTTGCTCATGCTGAAGCAACTGAAAATGATTGTCTTATCCGCTTGAATGATGAGCGGATCAAACAGTTGACGCAGTATATGACTCAAGCGCTTGTGCATTAG
- a CDS encoding homoserine dehydrogenase yields the protein MKPVKLAILGLGTVGGGAVRLLQDNAAEIARRTGHEIQITHVGSRRARPDLSLEGIKLSDDLLDIAKQDDVDIVVEVIGGTTLAHDVVMTAIQHGKHVVTANKALLAEYGNEIFQAAEAAGVYVAFEAAVAGGIPIIKVLREGLSANRIEWLAGIINGTGNFILTEMREKGRAFEDVLAEAQALGYAEADPTFDVEGIDAAHKLTLLASLAFGIPLQFEKVYTEGITKLTAEDVTYAEELGYRIKHLGIAKRTDAGIELRVHPTLIPENRLIANVNGVKNAVLVQSNAVGSTLYYGSGAGAGPTASAIVADVVDLVRNFGNEGTGRVPHLAFQPDALHNTPILNADQMTTAYYLRLTAQDHPGVLADVTGILSRAGINIDAILQKSIQAKGNVPVIILTQPVLEATMNTAIRDIEALSAIEAPVVRIRLENLDG from the coding sequence GTGAAACCAGTCAAACTGGCAATTTTGGGTCTAGGAACCGTAGGTGGTGGCGCAGTGCGCTTACTACAGGACAATGCAGCAGAAATTGCGCGTCGTACAGGTCATGAGATTCAAATTACTCACGTTGGTAGCCGCCGCGCACGTCCAGATTTAAGCTTAGAAGGCATCAAACTCAGTGATGATCTGCTGGATATCGCCAAGCAAGACGATGTCGATATCGTTGTCGAAGTGATCGGTGGTACTACACTCGCTCATGATGTGGTGATGACCGCCATCCAGCACGGCAAGCATGTCGTCACCGCCAACAAAGCGTTATTAGCCGAATACGGCAATGAGATTTTCCAAGCTGCCGAGGCTGCGGGTGTCTATGTGGCCTTTGAAGCCGCAGTTGCAGGTGGAATCCCCATCATTAAAGTCCTGCGCGAAGGACTGTCTGCCAACCGCATTGAATGGCTGGCAGGGATCATCAATGGCACAGGCAACTTCATTCTGACCGAAATGCGTGAAAAAGGCCGTGCCTTTGAAGACGTTTTGGCAGAAGCACAAGCGCTCGGTTATGCTGAGGCTGACCCCACTTTTGATGTTGAAGGCATTGATGCTGCACACAAGCTGACCCTATTAGCCTCACTGGCATTCGGTATCCCACTGCAATTCGAAAAAGTCTATACCGAAGGCATTACCAAGCTCACTGCAGAAGATGTGACGTATGCTGAAGAACTGGGCTATCGCATCAAGCATCTGGGAATCGCCAAGCGTACCGATGCGGGCATTGAATTGCGCGTACATCCAACCCTGATTCCTGAAAACCGCTTGATCGCCAATGTTAACGGTGTAAAAAATGCGGTTCTCGTACAGTCTAACGCCGTCGGCTCAACCCTGTACTATGGTTCAGGCGCTGGCGCAGGACCGACTGCATCAGCCATTGTTGCGGATGTCGTCGACTTGGTGCGTAATTTTGGCAATGAAGGTACAGGCCGTGTTCCTCACTTGGCATTCCAACCTGATGCCTTGCATAACACCCCAATCCTGAACGCCGATCAGATGACCACCGCCTACTACCTGCGCCTTACTGCACAGGATCATCCGGGTGTGCTGGCAGATGTCACAGGCATTTTGAGTCGTGCTGGCATTAACATTGATGCGATTCTACAGAAATCGATTCAAGCCAAAGGCAATGTACCCGTGATTATTCTGACCCAGCCTGTACTTGAGGCTACCATGAATACGGCGATTCGTGATATCGAAGCATTAAGCGCAATCGAAGCCCCTGTCGTGCGTATCCGTCTTGAAAATTTAGATGGTTAA
- a CDS encoding DsbC family protein, translating to MKMLLPIATTLLLAISGCSKAAPEAADKKAPAPVAAATQQSDEITGNAPESVRKAIVEHLKTAEIPAHINAITSTELPNIYWVTFDDVPPVFISGDGQFLLQGNVVKLGKGTVTNVSDALNATEAKRLLATVADKDMIIFSPKGKPKAVVYAFTDVDCGYCRKLHAEMDQINAKGIEVRYLAWPRSPADVAVNKAVWCSEDRKSAITTAKHGLPVQAPACADPVMAQRQIGMKIGVNGTPALYTVDGDYLGGYIPADDLAKALKIAK from the coding sequence ATGAAAATGCTACTCCCTATTGCGACCACACTTCTCTTGGCGATCAGCGGTTGTAGCAAAGCTGCACCGGAAGCGGCAGATAAAAAAGCACCTGCTCCTGTCGCTGCTGCCACACAGCAAAGCGATGAAATTACAGGGAACGCGCCTGAATCTGTGCGCAAGGCGATTGTTGAACACCTCAAAACCGCGGAAATTCCTGCGCATATCAATGCCATCACCAGTACCGAACTACCCAATATCTATTGGGTCACGTTTGATGATGTTCCACCAGTCTTTATCAGCGGCGATGGACAGTTCTTATTGCAGGGCAATGTGGTAAAACTAGGCAAAGGTACTGTGACCAATGTCTCCGACGCGCTCAATGCAACAGAAGCCAAACGTTTGCTTGCAACCGTTGCCGATAAAGACATGATCATCTTCTCTCCAAAAGGTAAACCCAAAGCCGTGGTTTATGCCTTTACCGATGTCGATTGCGGTTATTGCCGTAAATTGCATGCAGAAATGGATCAAATCAACGCCAAAGGCATTGAAGTCCGCTATCTGGCTTGGCCAAGGTCACCCGCTGATGTCGCAGTTAATAAAGCTGTGTGGTGTAGTGAGGACCGTAAATCGGCAATCACGACCGCCAAGCATGGTCTCCCCGTACAAGCCCCAGCCTGTGCGGATCCCGTCATGGCTCAACGTCAAATCGGTATGAAGATCGGTGTCAATGGGACTCCTGCACTCTATACCGTTGATGGTGATTATCTGGGAGGTTACATCCCTGCTGATGATCTGGCCAAAGCACTGAAAATCGCTAAATAA
- the xerD gene encoding site-specific tyrosine recombinase XerD, whose amino-acid sequence MTSRPARKPRLPTPVTIPDDAPYLQVFRDNLVAQAVSPHTRNAYLSDLKQAQLFDDTPLPTWSAQHVNDYLLTLTRAERSPRSIARSLSAFKQFFKLQLALGTRDDNPTANQKTPTLGRPLPKDLSEQHVEALLEAPNINTAIGLRDKAMLEVLYACGLRVSELTGLTLNGINLKSGIIRVKGKGSKERLVPLGEIAVDWLSRYLQTARPELAHGLVTDALFITVRGGFMTRQNFWYSIKNYAKIADIQSELSPHTLRHAFATHLLNHGADLRVVQMLLGHSDLSTTQIYTHVARARLQELHGTFHPRG is encoded by the coding sequence ATGACCTCGCGCCCAGCCCGTAAACCGCGCCTACCGACTCCGGTGACGATTCCTGATGACGCACCGTACTTACAAGTCTTTCGTGACAATCTGGTGGCTCAGGCTGTCAGTCCTCATACCCGTAATGCCTATTTAAGCGATCTAAAACAAGCCCAGCTGTTTGATGACACCCCGCTGCCAACATGGTCTGCACAACACGTAAATGATTATCTGCTGACCCTCACTCGCGCCGAACGAAGTCCGCGCTCCATCGCCCGCAGCCTGTCTGCCTTTAAGCAGTTTTTTAAACTGCAACTGGCACTCGGCACGCGTGATGACAATCCCACTGCCAACCAAAAGACACCCACCTTAGGCCGCCCACTGCCCAAAGATCTCTCAGAACAACATGTGGAAGCCTTACTTGAAGCCCCTAATATAAACACCGCGATTGGCCTGCGTGACAAAGCCATGCTTGAAGTGCTGTATGCCTGTGGCCTGCGCGTCTCTGAACTTACAGGACTCACCTTAAATGGCATTAACTTAAAATCGGGCATCATCCGCGTTAAAGGCAAAGGCAGCAAAGAACGACTCGTGCCTCTTGGTGAAATTGCGGTGGACTGGCTGTCCCGTTATCTGCAGACCGCACGTCCAGAACTGGCACACGGTTTAGTCACCGATGCGCTTTTCATCACCGTCCGCGGCGGCTTTATGACTCGGCAGAATTTTTGGTATTCGATTAAAAATTACGCCAAAATTGCCGATATTCAAAGTGAACTCTCGCCGCATACCTTGCGTCATGCTTTTGCAACGCATTTACTGAATCATGGCGCAGACTTGCGTGTGGTACAAATGCTCTTGGGCCACAGTGATTTATCCACCACGCAGATCTACACTCATGTCGCACGTGCACGTCTACAAGAGCTGCATGGCACCTTTCATCCGCGCGGATAG
- a CDS encoding DUF6587 family protein, with protein sequence MSELVQTAIIAALLGWSVFFMLRRILPNVVHRQQQRLAQMAQMHGYPKLSKWLAPALNSGGGCGSGCSNCSSCASNPAAPQEQAVQWKTTPSKSSGCH encoded by the coding sequence ATGAGTGAACTTGTACAGACCGCCATTATTGCGGCCTTGCTGGGTTGGAGTGTGTTTTTTATGCTGCGGCGGATACTACCCAATGTAGTGCATCGTCAGCAACAACGTTTAGCGCAAATGGCTCAAATGCATGGATATCCTAAACTCAGCAAATGGCTTGCACCCGCTTTAAACAGTGGTGGCGGCTGTGGGAGCGGTTGTAGCAACTGTAGCTCTTGTGCATCGAATCCTGCTGCACCACAAGAACAAGCAGTCCAATGGAAAACCACACCCTCCAAAAGCTCAGGTTGCCATTAA